A portion of the Falco naumanni isolate bFalNau1 chromosome 9, bFalNau1.pat, whole genome shotgun sequence genome contains these proteins:
- the PSD gene encoding PH and SEC7 domain-containing protein 1 isoform X4, giving the protein MAQVGGPVRFHPEEGCATSPPPFARGLDQRPWLAGGSPKAGRGTPPRCLTPNLNAGRLYLLRKGLASDSHRCPLGLYNSTGSLARKPVEVAAFGNGGCPGTGRLTAPCTPRRGRPSPVLSSLGSRSPLVVTAPEGHSSIVTFRFIEKASVRTLGGPQPPQPCWENGPRSLSRSLELAGDTGSPQPQPLPQERLLHTLRMEASASDPLLAGGRTLGDTRPCGKEPCALNADGLCRSLANGLPEDFPTLVRSSLKPEPRAQGSAWPYHRQSSAHAQRIARAKWEFFYGSSDAPQTGSSVPDSAPLAEPPQKPVHSLPAEPPGLVPKHSLSHVEVEIEMSPPGSQKPISCETGIIKRTVKYSETDLDTVPLRCYRETNIDDILAEKEEVDSAIESQKDSESNPSFGGTPGRRNSTPEEPPAPGTGCQKDGPQDGDVDEDDEVFEAMRKENRERIMDRDTQDMLKSPVPFLLGHSLSKDGMDSFSKHFESIMESHRAKGTSYTSLDSIDILSSPARTHGTFFTFDLPTLTPEIQGQIRDSAKLIEENFAPLAHLEPDSGTSSATDAPWTEREEERGRRRKGARHSPCHSEDSFGTPLASNMSDHPLSHLVSDSDSEMDSVEQLALGSTDTLSNGHKADLEAAKRLAKRLYNLDGFKKADVARHLGKNNEFSRMVAGEYLKFFVFTGMSLDQALRSFLKELALMGETQERERVLAHFSQRYYECNPNAISSEDGAHTLTCALMLLNTDLHGHNIGKRMSCSDFIGNLEGLNGGTDFPKELLKALYGSIKNEKLQWAIDEEELRKSLSELADPNPKSIKRISSCSNPFLDFSQDSSIATYKHGLLVRKIHADPDCKKTPRGKRGWKPFHAILKGMILYLQKEEYKPGKALVEEELKNAISIHHSLATRASDYSKRPNVFYLRTADWRVFLFQAQNPEQMHSWITRINMVAAMFSAPPFPAAIGSQKKFSRPLLPSSCTRLSQEEQVKSHETKFKTMSAELLEHRSSLPEKKVKGKEYEELKQKEEYLEFEKSRYGTYAMLLRAKLKAGSEDLAAFESTLFDAAGGEDDGLKKSRSSPSLNAEPSGTATKVKRNISERTSRQPPGHPQKS; this is encoded by the exons ATGGCCCAGGTGGGAGGACCTGTCCGCTTCCACCCTGAGGAGGGCTGTGCCACCTCGCCCCCGCCGTTTGCCCGTGGGCTGGACCAGAGGCCCTGGCTGGCGGGGGGAAGCCCCAAGGCTGGGAGGGGCACCCCGCCACGCTGTCTCACCCCCAACCTCAATGCTGGCCGCCTCTACCTCCTGCGCAAGGGCCTGGCCTCTGACTCCCACCGATGCCCCCTTGGACTCTACAACAGCACCGGCTCCTTGGCCCGCAAGCCAGTGGAGGTGGCTGCCTTTGGCAAtgggggctgcccgggcacgGGGCGCCTGACAGCCCCCTGCACCCCGCGGCGGGGCAGACCCAGCCCAGTGCTCTCCTCCTTGGGTAGCCGCAGCCCGCTGGTGGTGACGGCTCCGGAGGGACACAGCTCCATCGTCACCTTCCGCTTCATTGAGAAGGCCAGTGTGCGGACCTTGGGTggcccacagcccccccagccctgctgggagaACGGCCCCCGCAGCCTCAGCCGCAGCCTGGAGCttgctggggacacagggtcTCCTCAGCCCCaacccctgccccaggagcGGCTCCTGCACACACTGAGGATGGAGGCATCTGCATCTGACCCGCTTCTGGCCGGGGGCAGGACCCTGGGGGACACGCGTCCCTGTGGGAAGGAGCCCTGTGCCCTCAATGCTGATGGCCTCTGCCGATCCCTTGCCAACGGGCTGCCGGAGGACTTCCCCACCCTCGTCAGGAGCTCCCTGAAGCCAGAGCCCCGAGCCCAG GGCAGCGCCTGGCCTTACCACCGGCAGAGCTCAGCCCATGCCCAGCGCATTGCCCGGGCCAAGTGGGAATTCTTCTACGGCTCCTCGGATGCCCCGCAGACAG GCTCCTCTGTACCTGACTCCGCTCCCCTGGCTGAGCCGCCCCAGAAGCCCGTCCACTCGCTGCCTGCCGAGCCACCGGGGCTGGTGCCCAAGCACAGCCTGAGCCACGTGGAGGTGGAGATAGAGATGTCTCCTCCGGGCAGCCAGAAGCCCATCTCCTGCGAGACTGGGATTATAAAGAGGACAGTGAAGTACTCGGAGACAGACCTGGACACAGTGCCACTGAGGTGCTATCGTGAAACCAACATCGACGATATCCtggcagagaaggaggaggtggaTTCAGCGATTGAGAGCCAGAAGGACAGCGAGAGCAACCCAAGCTTTGGGGGCACTCCGGGCAGGAGGAACAGCACACCGGaggagccccccgccccaggcaCTGGCTGCCAGAAGGATGGGCCACAGGATGGGGACGTGGATGAGGATGATGAGGTGTTTGAGGCTATGAGGAAGGAGAACAGGGAAAG GATCATGGACCGGGACACGCAGGATATGCTCAAGTCTCCAGTGCCCTTCCTCCTAGGGCACAGCCTCTCCAAGGATGGCATGGACTCTTTCAGCAAGCATTTTGAGAGCATCATGGAGTCCCATCGAGCCAAAGGCACATCTTACACCAGCCTGGACTCCATTGACattctctcctccccagcccgcACCCACGGGACCTTTTTCACTTTTGACCTCCCAACCCTCACCCCAGAAATACAGGGACAGATCCGAGACAGCGCAAAGCTGATTGAGGAGAACTTTGCTCCTCTGGCTCACTTGGAGCCAGACTCTGGGACCAGTTCGGCCACAGATGCCCCCTGGacagagagggaggaggagcGGGGGAGACGAAGGAAGGGTGCTCGGCACAGCCCTTGCCACTCAGAGGACAGCTTTGGTACGCCTTTGGCCTCCAACATGAG TGACCACCCCCTGAGCCACCTGGTTTCGGACTCGGACTCGGAGATGGACAGCGTGGAGCAGCTGGCCCTGGGCAGCACGGACACCCTCTCCAATGGGCACAAGGCTGACCTGGAGGCTGCCAAACGCCTGGCCAAGAGGCTCTACAACCTAGATGgctttaaaaaagcagatgtgGCCCGCCACTTGGGGAAGAA cAATGAGTTCAGCAGGATGGTGGCAGGGGAATATCTGAAGTTCTTCGTGTTCACAGGGATGAGCCTGGACCAGGCTCTCAG GTCCTTTCTAAAGGAGCTGGCTCTGATGGGAGAGACGCAAGAGCGAGAGCGAGTGCTGGCTCATTTTTCCCAGCGCTATTATGAGTGTAATCCCAATGCCATCTCTTCGGAGG ATGGAGCCCACACGCTCACCTGTGCCCTGATGCTGCTCAACACAGATCTGCATGGACAC AACATTGGAAAGAGAATGTCCTGCTCCGACTTCATTGGCAACTTGGAGGGACTCAATGGAGGCACTGACTTCCCCAAGGAGCTGCTCAAG GCTCTGTATGGCTCCATCAAGAATGAGAAGCTGCAGTGGGCCAT AGATGAAGAGGAGCTGAGAAAGTCCCTCTCGGAGCTGGCAGACCCCAACCCGAAATCCATCAAGCGCATCAGCAGCTGTAGTAACCCCTTTCTGGACTTCTCCCAAGACTCCAGCATTGCAACCTACAAGCATGGACTGTTAGTGCGCAAGATCCACGCTGATCCTGACTGCAAGAAAA CACCCCGAGGGAAGCGCGGCTGGAAGCCCTTCCACGCCATCCTGAAGGGGATGATTCTCTACCTGCAGAAG GAGGAGTATAAGCCAGGGAAGGCACTGGTGGAAGAAGAGCTGAAGAATGCTATTAGCATCCACCACTCGCTTGCCACGCGGGCATCTGACTACAGCAAGCGACCCAATGTCTTCTACCTCAGGACAGCTGACTGGAGGGTCTTCCTCTTCCAAGCACA GAACCCTGAACAGATGCACTCATGGATCACGCGCATCAACATGGTGGCAGCCATGTTCTCTGCaccccccttccctgcagctaTCGGCTCCCAGAAGAAGTTCAGCCGCccgctgctgcccagctcctgcaccaggCTGTCCCAG GAGGAGCAGGTGAAGAGCCATGAGACCAAGTTCAAGACAATGTCAGcggagctgctggagcatcGCTCCTCACTGCCAGAGAAGAAGGTGAAGGGCAAGGAGTACGAGGagctgaagcagaaggaagagtaCCTGGAGTTTGAG AAATCCCGCTATGGCACCTATGCCATGCTGCTACGGGCCAAGCTGAAGGCCGGCTCCGAGGACCTGGCAGCATTTGAGTCTACCCTCTTTGACGCAGCAGGCGGGGAGGATGATGGCCTGAAAAAATCTCGCTCCAGCCCCTCGCTCAATGCAGAGCCctctggcacagccaccaaggTGAAGCGCAACATCTCGGAGCGCACCAGCCGCCAGCCCCCTGGCCACCCCCAGAAGTCATAG